Proteins from a single region of Gossypium arboreum isolate Shixiya-1 chromosome 1, ASM2569848v2, whole genome shotgun sequence:
- the LOC108482613 gene encoding putative gamma-glutamylcyclotransferase At3g02910, translating into MAEATTQVLIFTYGTLKQGHGNHHLIQDLILQQDAIFLGFHVTHQPHPLVIGPHGIPYLINVPGHGHQVKGELYSVSTRGLVRLDELEGISIGHYERLPIELYEEGKEGVLVAAEAYFAHRSFGERLWERKGKVGLTEFGEEEGKGYVGIEDRPHGCDVLHDITSFLSYNSEEL; encoded by the coding sequence ATGGCTGAAGCCACCACCCAAGTCCTCATCTTTACCTACGGGACATTGAAACAAGGCCATGGTAACCACCATCTAATACAAGACCTTATCCTCCAACAAGACGCTATCTTTTTAGGCTTTCACGTCACTCATCAACCCCACCCACTCGTCATAGGCCCACACGGCATCCCCTACCTCATCAACGTCCCTGGACATGGCCACCAAGTCAAAGGCGAGTTATACTCCGTGTCAACTCGTGGACTGGTCCGACTCGACGAACTGGAAGGAATCAGCATAGGGCATTATGAGAGGTTGCCTATTGAACTGTATGAAGAGGGGAAAGAAGGGGTTTTGGTTGCTGCTGAGGCGTATTTCGCCCATAGGAGCTTTGGGGAAAGGCTTTGGGAGAGGAAAGGGAAAGTGGGTTTAACTGAGTTTGGAGAAGAAGAGGGAAAAGGGTATGTTGGAATAGAAGATAGGCCTCATGGGTGTGATGTTCTTCATGATATTACTTCATTTCTTAGCTATAATAGTGAAGAATTGtag